A window from Piliocolobus tephrosceles isolate RC106 chromosome 11, ASM277652v3, whole genome shotgun sequence encodes these proteins:
- the LOC111527468 gene encoding calmodulin-like: MADQLTKEQIAEFKEAFSLFDKDGDGTITTKELRTVMRSLGQNPTEAELQDMINEVDADGNGTIDFPEFLTMMARKMIDTDSEEEIREAFRVFDKDGKGYISAAELRHVMTNLGEKLTDEEVDEMIRQADIDGDGQVNYEEFVQMMTAK; the protein is encoded by the coding sequence ATGGCTGACCAACTGACCAAAGAGCAGATTGCAGAATTCAAAGAAGCTTTTTCACTATTTGACAAAGATGGTGATGGAACTATAACAACAAAGGAATTGAGAACTGTAATGAGGTCTCTTGGGCAGAATCCCACAGAAGCAGAGTTACAGGACATGATTAATGAAGTAGATGCTGATGGTAATGGCACAATTGACTTCCCTGAATTTCTGACAATGATGGCAAGAAAAATGATAGACACAGACAGTGAGGAAGAAATTAGAGAAGCATTCCGTGTGTTTGATAAGGACGGCAAGGGCTATATTAGTGCTGCAGAACTTCGCCATGTGATGACAAACCTTGGAGAGAAGTTAACAGATGAAGAAGTTGATGAAATGATCAGGCAAGCAGATATTGATGGTGATGGTCAAGTAAACTATGAAGAGTTTGTACAAATGATGACAGCAAAGTGA